A single window of Macaca mulatta isolate MMU2019108-1 chromosome 9, T2T-MMU8v2.0, whole genome shotgun sequence DNA harbors:
- the NKX2-3 gene encoding homeobox protein Nkx-2.3 isoform X1 has product MMLPSPVTSTPFSVKDILNLEQQQQHFHGAHLQADLEHHFHSAPCMLAAAEGTQFSDGGEEDEEEEGDKLSYLNSLAAADGHGDSGLCPQGYVHTVLRDSCSGPKEHEEEPEVVRDRSQKSCQLKKSLEAAGDCKAAEESERPKPRSRRKPRVLFSQAQVFELERRFKQQRYLSAPEREHLASSLKLTSTQVKIWFQNRRYKCKRQRQDKSLELGAHAPPPPPRRVAVPVLVRDGKPCVTPSAQAYGAPYSVGASAYSYNSFPAYGYGNSAAAAAAAAAAAAAAAAYSGSYGCAYPAGGGGGGGGTSAATTAMQPACSAAGGGPFVNVSNLGGFGSGGGAQPLHQGAAAGAACAQGTLQGIRAW; this is encoded by the exons ATGATGTTACCAAGCCCGGTCACCTCCACCCCTTTCTCAGTCAAAGACATTTTGAAtctggagcagcagcagcagcacttcCATGGTGCGCACTTGCAGGCGGACTTGGAGCACCACTTCCACTCTGCACCCTGCATGCTGGCCGCAGCTGAGGGGACGCAATTTTCTGACGGAGGGGAGGAGGACGAGGAAGAAGAGGGCGATAAATTGTCCTATTTGAACTCACTAGCCGCAGCCGACGGCCACGGGGATTCAGGGTTGTGTCCCCAGGGCTATGTCCACACGGTCCTGCGAGACTCGTGCAGCGGGCCCAAGGAACATGAAGAGGAGCCCGAGGTCGTGAGGGACCGGAGCCAAA AAAGCTGCCAGCTGAAGAAGTCTCTAGAGGCGGCCGGAGACTGCAAGGCAGCGGAGGAGAGCGAGAGGCCGAAGCCACGCAGCCGCCGGAAGCCCCGGGTCCTCTTCTCGCAAGCCCAGGTCTTCGAGCTGGAACGCAGGTTCAAGCAGCAGCGGTACCTGTCGGCACCCGAGCGCGAGCACCTCGCCAGCAGCCTGAAGCTCACGTCCACGCAGGTGAAAATCTGGTTCCAGAATCGCAGGTACAAGTGCAAGAGACAGCGGCAGGACAAGTCTCTGGAGCTGGGCGCAcacgcgccgccgccgccgccccgccGCGTGGCGGTCCCGGTGCTGGTGCGGGACGGCAAGCCGTGCGTCACGCCCAGCGCGCAGGCCTACGGCGCGCCCTACAGCGTGGGCGCCAGCGCCTACTCCTACAACAGCTTCCCCGCCTATGGCTATGGGAACTCGGCCGCGGCCGCTGCCgcagccgctgccgccgccgcggccgccgCGGCCTACAGCGGCAGCTATGGCTGTGCGTACCCGGCgggcggaggcggcggcggcggcgggaccTCCGCGGCGACCACGGCCATGCAGCCCGCCTGCAGCGCGGCCGGAGGCGGTCCCTTTGTGAACGTGAGCAACCTAGGAGGCttcggcagcggcggcggcgcaCAGCCGTTGCACCAGGGTGCTGCAGCCGGGGCCGCGTGCGCTCAGGGCACCTTGCAGGGCATCCGGGCCTGGTAG
- the NKX2-3 gene encoding homeobox protein Nkx-2.3 isoform X2, with protein sequence MMLPSPVTSTPFSVKDILNLEQQQQHFHGAHLQADLEHHFHSAPCMLAAAEGTQFSDGGEEDEEEEGDKLSYLNSLAAADGHGDSGLCPQGYVHTVLRDSCSGPKEHEEEPEVVRDRSQKSCQLKKSLEAAGDCKAAEESERPKPRSRRKPRVLFSQAQVFELERRFKQQRYLSAPEREHLASSLKLTSTQVKIWFQNRRYKCKRQRQDKSLELGAHAPPPPPRRVAVPVLVRDGKPCVTPSAQAYGAPYSVGASAYSYNSFPAYGYGNSAAAAAGPPRRPRPCSPPAARPEAVPL encoded by the exons ATGATGTTACCAAGCCCGGTCACCTCCACCCCTTTCTCAGTCAAAGACATTTTGAAtctggagcagcagcagcagcacttcCATGGTGCGCACTTGCAGGCGGACTTGGAGCACCACTTCCACTCTGCACCCTGCATGCTGGCCGCAGCTGAGGGGACGCAATTTTCTGACGGAGGGGAGGAGGACGAGGAAGAAGAGGGCGATAAATTGTCCTATTTGAACTCACTAGCCGCAGCCGACGGCCACGGGGATTCAGGGTTGTGTCCCCAGGGCTATGTCCACACGGTCCTGCGAGACTCGTGCAGCGGGCCCAAGGAACATGAAGAGGAGCCCGAGGTCGTGAGGGACCGGAGCCAAA AAAGCTGCCAGCTGAAGAAGTCTCTAGAGGCGGCCGGAGACTGCAAGGCAGCGGAGGAGAGCGAGAGGCCGAAGCCACGCAGCCGCCGGAAGCCCCGGGTCCTCTTCTCGCAAGCCCAGGTCTTCGAGCTGGAACGCAGGTTCAAGCAGCAGCGGTACCTGTCGGCACCCGAGCGCGAGCACCTCGCCAGCAGCCTGAAGCTCACGTCCACGCAGGTGAAAATCTGGTTCCAGAATCGCAGGTACAAGTGCAAGAGACAGCGGCAGGACAAGTCTCTGGAGCTGGGCGCAcacgcgccgccgccgccgccccgccGCGTGGCGGTCCCGGTGCTGGTGCGGGACGGCAAGCCGTGCGTCACGCCCAGCGCGCAGGCCTACGGCGCGCCCTACAGCGTGGGCGCCAGCGCCTACTCCTACAACAGCTTCCCCGCCTATGGCTATGGGAACTCG gcggcggcggcggcgggaccTCCGCGGCGACCACGGCCATGCAGCCCGCCTGCAGCGCGGCCGGAGGCGGTCCCTTTGTGA